A genome region from Macaca fascicularis isolate 582-1 chromosome 3, T2T-MFA8v1.1 includes the following:
- the RNF133 gene encoding E3 ubiquitin-protein ligase RNF133: MHLLKVGTWRNNTAFSWLIMFGVLWLVSQNCCRASVVWTAYMNISFHVGNHVLSELGETGVFGRSSTLKRVAGVIVPPEGKIQNACNPNTIFSRSKYSETWLALIERGGCTFTQKIKVAAEKGASGVIIYNFPGTGNQVFPMFHQAFEDVVVVMIGNLKGTEIFHLIKKGVLITAMVEVGRKHIIWMNHYLVSFVIVTTATLAYFIFYHIHRLCLARIQNRRWQRLTTDLQNAFGQLQLRVVKEGDEEINPNGDSCVICFEHYKPNDIVRILTCKHFFHKNCIDPWILSHGTCPICKCDILKVLGIQVDVENGTEPLQVLMSSELCETLSPSEEETNNEVSPAGTSDKVIHVEENPTSQNNDSQPHSVVEDVHPSP, from the coding sequence ATGCATCTACTCAAGGTTGGTACTTGGAGAAACAACACTGCCTTTTCCTGGCTTATCATGTTTGGTGTTCTTTGGCTTGTTAGTCAGAACTGTTGCAGAGCAAGTGTTGTTTGGACGGCTTATATGAACATATCATTTCATGTTGGGAATCATGTGTTGTCAGAGTTGGGAGAGACTGGAGTCTTTGGAAGAAGCTCCACTTTGAAGAGAGTGGCAGGAGTTATAGTGCCACCGGAGGGAAAAATCCAAAATGCATGTAATCCCAATACCATTTTCAGCCGATCAAAGTACTCAGAGACCTGGCTTGCACTTATTGAACGGGGAGGTTGTACCTTCACACAGAAAATTAAAGTGGCAGCTGAGAAGGGAGCCAGTGGAGTGATCATCTATAACTTTCCAGGAACTGGCAACCAGGTGTTCCCCATGTTTCATCAGGCATTTGAAGATGTCGTTGTGGTTATGATTGGTAACTTAAAAGGCAcggaaattttccatttaattaagAAAGGAGTTCTCATTACAGCCATGGTTGAGGTGGGGAGAAAGCACATCATCTGGATGAATCACTATTTGGTCTCTTTTGTGATTGTCACAACTGCTACCTTAGCATATTTCATCTTTTATCACATTCATAGACTTTGTTTAGCGAGGATTCAGAACCGGAGATGGCAGCGATTAACAACAGATCTTCAGAATGCATTTGGACAACTCCAACTTCGAGTGGTAAAAGAGGGGGATGAGGAAATAAATCCAAATGGAGATAGCTGCGTAATTTGCTTTGAACACTATAAGCCTAATGACATAGTTCGTATTCTGACTTGTAAACATTTTTTCCACAAGAATTGCATTGACCCCTGGATTTTATCCCATGGGACATGCCCCATTTGCAAATGTGATATTCTAAAAGTTTTGGGGATTCAAGTGGATGTTGAAAATGGAACAGAACCTTTGCAAGTTCTAATGTCAAGTGAACTGTGTGAAACCTTATCACCTAGTGAAGAGGAGACAAATAACGAAGTTTCTCCTGCAGGAACCTCAGATAAAGTAATCCATGTGGAGGAGAACCCTACTTCTCAGAATAATGACAGCCAGCCTCATTCAGTAGTGGAAGATGTTCATCCTTCACCTTGA
- the RNF148 gene encoding RING finger protein 148 has product MSFLRITPSTHSSLSSGLLRLSIFLLLSLPDSNGKAIWTAHLNITFQVGNKIISELGESGVFGNHSPLERVSGVVALPEGWNQNACNPLTNFSRPEQADSWLALIERGGCTFTHKINVAAEKGANGVIIYNYQGTGNKVFPMSHQGTENIVAVMIGNLKGMELLHLIQKGVYVTVIIEVGRMHMPWVSHYIMSLFTFLAATIAYLYLYCVWRPRVPNSSTRRRSHIKADVKKAIDQLQLRVLKEGDEELDPNEDNCVVCFDTYKPKDVVRILTCKHFFHKACIDPWLLAHRTCPMCKCDILKT; this is encoded by the coding sequence ATGAGCTTCCTTAGAATTACTCCTTCGACTCATAGTTCTCTTTCATCTGGACTTTTGAGGCTTAGTATCTTTCTACTACTTAGCCTTCCTGACTCAAATGGAAAAGCCATTTGGACAGCTCACCTGAATATAACATTTCAGGTTGGAAATAAGATCATATCAGAGTTAGGAGAGAGTGGAGTGTTCGGGAATCATTCTCCTCTGGAAAGGGTGTCTGGTGTGGTAGCACTTCCTGAAGGATGGAATCAGAATGCTTGTAATCCTTTGACCAATTTCAGCAGGCCTGAACAGGCAGACTCTTGGCTGGCCCTCATCGAACGTGGAGGCTGTACTTTTACACATAAAATCAACGTGGCAGCAGAGAAGGGAGCAAATGGGGTGATCATCTACAACTATCAAGGTACGGGCAATAAAGTATTTCCCATGTCTCACCAGGGGACGGAAAATATAGTTGCGGTGATGATAGGCAACCTGAAAGGCATGGAACTTTTGCACTTGATTCAGAAAGGAGTCTATGTGACAGTCATCATTGAAGTGGGGAGAATGCACATGCCATGGGTGAGCCATTACATCATGTCTCTATTTACCTTCCTGGCTGCCACAATTGCCTACCTTTACTTATATTGTGTCTGGAGACCTAGAGTGCCCAATTCTTCCACCAGGAGGCGAAGTCATATAAAGGCAGATGTGAAGAAAGCTATTGACCAGCTTCAACTGCGAGTTCTCAAAGAAGGGGATGAGGAATTAGACCCAAATGAAGACAACTGTGTTGTTTGCTTTGACACATACAAACCCAAAGATGTAGTACGCATTTTAacttgcaaacattttttccatAAGGCATGCATTGACCCCTGGCTTTTAGCCCATAGGACATGTCCCATGTGCAAGTGTGACATTCTGAAAACTTAA